The Aeromicrobium phoceense genome includes the window CCGGCAACACCGAACTGTCCATCGTCATCGCCGGCGCCCGCCGCGACCTCGGACACCTCGACGCCGCCCTCCAAATCCTCGAATCCGAACCCCTCACCACCAAAGGCCGCGCCGACTGGGTCACCCGACTCCGCTACGCCTACGCCGACACCCTCCTCGCCGCCGGACGCAAAGACGAAGCCATCACCTGGTTCCACCGCGTCGCCGGCACCGACGCCAACAAACTCACCGACGTCGAGGAGCGGCTCGCCGCTCTCGAAGGCTGATCGTCCACAGCAGCTCCAGGGCCACGCGCGCCGTCCACAGGCTGCGCGCGGGCCCTGTCGTCGTTGTCCCCGAACGCGGGACGCTGGCGCCATGAACGACGCCGACAACCGGGTCCTGCTCCGCGGGCGCGTGGCCGATGCCGCCGAGACCCGGACCCTGCCCAGTGGGGACGAGCTCGTCTCCTTCCGACTCATCGTCGAGCGCAGCGCCGCCGCGCGGCGCCGGTCACGCCAGCTCGTCGACACCTTCGACTGCTCGGCCTGGACCTCCCGCCTCCGCGGCAAGGCCCTGCGCCTCAATCCCGGTGACCGCGTCGAGGTCAGCGGTGAGCTCCGCCGCCTCTTCTCCAGTAAGGGCGGCGGGGTGTCCAGCCGGGTCTACGTCGATCTCGGGTCCCTCACTCGGCTCCCCGAACCCCCGGTAGCCTCGAGCGCATGACGCTGGCAGCCACCGACACCCCACTCGTCGCGTCGCACGATGCGGTGCTGCTCGACCTCGACGGCGTGGTCTACCGCGGCGGTGAAGCGGTGCCGGGTGCCGTCGAGGCGCTCGGTGAGGTCAGCGAGGCGCGTCTGGCCTACCTCACGAACAACGCGAATCGCCCGCCCGAGGCGGTGGCCGACCACCTGGCCCGCCTCGGGCTCGCACCCTCGATCGAGGACATCGTCACCTCCGCGCAGGCGATCGCCGGGGTGATGTCCCACGACCTCGCTCCCGGTGCTGTCGTGCTGGCCGTCGGCGGAGACGGACTGCGCGAGGCCCTCCGGGCCCGCGGACTCGTGCCCACCGACGACCGGCACGCCGCCGGGCTCGCCGCCGTGGTCCAGGGCTACACGCCCGACCTGGGTTGGCGGGACCTCGCCGAGGCCGCCTACGCGGTGCAGTCGGGTCTGCCCTGGTACGCCAGCAACACCGACCTCACGATCCCGACCGCCGAGGGGATCGCGCCCGGGAACGGCGCCCTCGTCCACGCCGTCCGCCTGGCCACCGGGCAGGAGCCCGTCGTCGCGGGCAAGCCCTACGCGCCCTTGTTCGAGGAGACGATGGAGCGCCTCGCGCCCACCTCGCCGCTGATGGTGGGGGACCGGCTCGACACCGACATCCTCGGTGCTCGCCGCGCCGGCGTCACCTCCCTGTTCGTGCTCACGGGCGTCAACACCCTCACCGATGTGGTCAACGCCGTCGCGGACGAGCGCCCTGACTTCGTCGGGGCCGATCTGGCCGCTCTGCACGACCCCCACCCCGCCGTGGTCGTCTCCGGCGGGGCGGCCGAGTGCGGGGGTGCGCGGGTGGAGCTGCGCGACCGGACCCTCTCCGTCGTGACCAAGGGCACCTCCACCGAGACGCTCCGCGCGATCGTCGGACTCGGCTGGGCGTGCCGGGCCGAATCGGACGTACGGCTGAGTGTCGATGAGACAATCGACGCATGACCGCAGAACCCACCGCCGACGCCACCGTGCAGCCCGAGCCGGCCACGATCGAGGAGGCCGAGGCGCTGCTCGGCACGCTCGCCGATCTCGACGTCGCCGAGCACCCGCGGGTGTTCGAGGCGGTTCACCGGGTGCTGCGGGACCAGCTGGCCGGCTCGTCCGGGACCCGCGGGTGAGTCGGTGAGCCGCCGGGTGCGGCTCGACGCCGAGCTCGTGCGCCGTGGGCTCGCCAGGTCGCGGGACCACGCCGCGACGATCATCGGCGAGGGGCGCGTGCTGGTCGGCGGGAATGCCGCGACCAAGCCGGCCACCCAGATCACGACCGACCAAGCCATCGTCGTCCGCGAGGGCGACGACCCCGGCTGGGCGTCGCGCGGCGCCCACAAGCTGCTCGGGGCCCTCGAGGTCTTCGAGCCGCAGGGGCTGACCGTCCACGGGCGGCGCGCCCTCGACGCGGGAGCCTCCACCGGCGGCTTCACCGACGTCCTGCTGCGCCGCGAGGTGGCCGAGGTCGTCGCCGTCGACGTCGGCTACGGCCAGCTCGTCTGGGCGCTGCAGTCCGACCCTCGCGTCCGCGTCTTCGACCGCACCAACGTCCGCTCCATCGACACCGAGCTCATCGGCGGACCGGTCGACCTGGTCGTGTCCGACCTGTCGTTCATCTCGTTGACCATCGTGCTTCCGGCGCTCATGTCGGTGTGCCGTCCTGACGGCGACCTGGTCCTCATGGTCAAGCCACAGTTCGAGGTGGGGCGCGAGAACCTCGGCAAGAACGGCGTCGTCCGTGATCCCGACCTGCACGCCGCCGCGGTCCACGGCGTCACCACCGCGGCCTGGGCCGGTGGCTGGGGAACGCGTGCCCTCGCCCCCAGTCCGCTCCCTGGCCCCGCCGGGAATGTCGAGTACTTTTGTTGGCTGAGGGCCGACGCGCCGGCTCCGGACGAGGAGATGGCGCGAGCCGTCGTCGCGGCCGGACCCCTCGCCGCGCGACACCCGACGGAAGGAAGCGACTCATGAGGAGTGTGCTGCTCGCGGTCCACGCGCTGCGCAACGGCGCTCCCCGGATCGCCGCCGACTTCGCCGCGTCCCTCCAGGGGGCCGGGATCGAGGTCCGTGTCCTCGAGGGCGAGGAGGCCGAGGCGCTCGCCGGAGCCGGAGCCGTGGACCTGGTGACCGTCCCCGCGGAGCCGGGCGCCGCCCGCGACTGCGAGCTGACGGTCGTCTTCGGCGGCGACGGCACGATCCTGCGCGCGGCCGAGCTGTGCCGCGGCACCGGGACGCCCCTGCTCGGCGTCAACCTCGGACACGTCGGCTTCCTCGCCGAGGCCGACGAGGAGGACCTCGACCTGGTGGCCCGGCGGGTGATCGCTGGTGACCTCACGGTCGAGGAGCGCCTGACCGTCGACGTGCTGGTCCTGCAGGACGGCGAGGTCGTCGCCACGAACTGGGCGCTGAACGAGGCGTCCGTGGAGAAGGCCTCCCGCGAGCGGATGCTCGAGGTCGTCGTGGAGATCGACGGCCGTCCGGTGTCGAGGATGGGCTGCGACGGCGTCGTGTGCGCGACCCCCACCGGCTCGACCGCCTACAACTTCAGCGCTGGTGGTCCCGTCGTGTGGCCCGAGGTCTCGGCGCTGCTCATGGTGCCGATCAGCGCGCACGCCCTGTTCGCCCGTCCCATGGTGGTCTCGCCCGAGTCGACGCTCGCCGTCGAGGTGGTGGGCGCGTCGGCCACGGGTGTGCTGTGGTGCGACGGCCGGCGGGCCTCCGACCTGCCCCTCGGCGCTCGCGTGGAGGTGCGACGTGGTGTCGAGCCCGTGCGGCTCGCGCGGGTGCACCCGGCCTCCTTCGCCGACCGCCTCGTGCGCAAGTTCGAGCTGCCCGTGTCGGGGTGGCGCGGCTCGTCCGAGGCCTCCCGTCGGGCCGCGGGGGAGCGCTGATGTGGCACTCCCTTCGCCTCGCCTCGCTCGGCGTGATCGAGGAGGCCGAGCTCGACCTGGGCCCCGGCTTCACCGTCATCACCGGCGAGACCGGTGCCGGCAAGACCATGGTCGTCACGGCTCTGGGACTCCTGCGCGGTGAGCGCGCCGACTCGGCCCTCGTGCGCCGGGGCGCCGACCGGGCGCGCATCGAGGCGTCGGTCGTGGCCACGCCCGAGGTCACGGCGCTCGTCGAGGAGGCCGGCGGCCAGGTCGACGACGACCTCGTGCTGGCCCGGATCCTGACCAGCCAAGGGCGCAGTCGCGCGCTCGCCGGGGGCGCCACCGTTCCGGCCGGCCTGCTGTCCCGGCTGGCCGACTCGCTCGTCGCCGTGCACGGCCAGTCCGACCAGCAGCGTCTCGTCCGTCCCCAGGAGCAGCGCGGGGCGCTCGACCGCTACGCCGGAGCCGAGGTCTCCGACCTGCTCGCCGAGTACCAGCCCGACTACCAGCGCCTGCGCGACGTGAAGGCCCGGTTGCACGACCTGCGCACCCACGCGGGGGAGCGGCTGCAGCGGCTCGACCTGCTGCGGCACGCCCTCGACGAGATCGACGCGGTCGACCCGCAGCCCGGCGAGGACGAGGAGCTCGTCCAGCGCGAGAACCGGCTGGCGCACGCCGAGTCCCTGGCGGCGGCCGCCGCCGGCGCGTCGGTCGCGCTGTCGGAGGACGAGCACTCCGCGGCGGCCGCCCTCGCCGCCGCCCGGGCCGTGGTCGAGCCGGTGGCGGGGAACGCCCCCCGCCTCGAGGCGCTGGGCGACCGGCTCAAGCGGGCGGCGATCGATCTGACGGACATCGCCTCGGAGCTCGCGGCCTACGCCTCCGACGTCGATCTCGACCCGGCCGGCCTGGCCGCCGTCCAGGATCGTCGCGCGGCGCTGACGGCGCTGCAGCGCAGGTACGGTCCCGGGCTCGACGAGGTCATCGCGTGGGCGGACCGCGCCCGCGCGGAGGTCCTCGAGCTCGACCTCGACGACACCGCGATCGAGCGGCTGGAGGCCGAGGCCGACGCCGTGCGCACTCGCGTCGTCGCGCTCGCCGGCCGGCTCACCGCCGCCCGGACGAAGGCCGCCGAGCAGCTGGCCGAGGAGGTCGGGCGCGAGCTGGCCGACCTGGCCCTGCCGTCGGCCCACCTGGACATCCGGGTGGTGCCCGGCGACCCCGGTGCCCACGGAGCGGACGACGTCGAGATCTGGTTCGCCG containing:
- a CDS encoding single-stranded DNA-binding protein; the protein is MNDADNRVLLRGRVADAAETRTLPSGDELVSFRLIVERSAAARRRSRQLVDTFDCSAWTSRLRGKALRLNPGDRVEVSGELRRLFSSKGGGVSSRVYVDLGSLTRLPEPPVASSA
- a CDS encoding HAD-IIA family hydrolase → MTLAATDTPLVASHDAVLLDLDGVVYRGGEAVPGAVEALGEVSEARLAYLTNNANRPPEAVADHLARLGLAPSIEDIVTSAQAIAGVMSHDLAPGAVVLAVGGDGLREALRARGLVPTDDRHAAGLAAVVQGYTPDLGWRDLAEAAYAVQSGLPWYASNTDLTIPTAEGIAPGNGALVHAVRLATGQEPVVAGKPYAPLFEETMERLAPTSPLMVGDRLDTDILGARRAGVTSLFVLTGVNTLTDVVNAVADERPDFVGADLAALHDPHPAVVVSGGAAECGGARVELRDRTLSVVTKGTSTETLRAIVGLGWACRAESDVRLSVDETIDA
- a CDS encoding TlyA family rRNA (cytidine-2'-O)-methyltransferase, with the translated sequence MSRRVRLDAELVRRGLARSRDHAATIIGEGRVLVGGNAATKPATQITTDQAIVVREGDDPGWASRGAHKLLGALEVFEPQGLTVHGRRALDAGASTGGFTDVLLRREVAEVVAVDVGYGQLVWALQSDPRVRVFDRTNVRSIDTELIGGPVDLVVSDLSFISLTIVLPALMSVCRPDGDLVLMVKPQFEVGRENLGKNGVVRDPDLHAAAVHGVTTAAWAGGWGTRALAPSPLPGPAGNVEYFCWLRADAPAPDEEMARAVVAAGPLAARHPTEGSDS
- a CDS encoding NAD kinase, which codes for MRSVLLAVHALRNGAPRIAADFAASLQGAGIEVRVLEGEEAEALAGAGAVDLVTVPAEPGAARDCELTVVFGGDGTILRAAELCRGTGTPLLGVNLGHVGFLAEADEEDLDLVARRVIAGDLTVEERLTVDVLVLQDGEVVATNWALNEASVEKASRERMLEVVVEIDGRPVSRMGCDGVVCATPTGSTAYNFSAGGPVVWPEVSALLMVPISAHALFARPMVVSPESTLAVEVVGASATGVLWCDGRRASDLPLGARVEVRRGVEPVRLARVHPASFADRLVRKFELPVSGWRGSSEASRRAAGER
- the recN gene encoding DNA repair protein RecN; this translates as MWHSLRLASLGVIEEAELDLGPGFTVITGETGAGKTMVVTALGLLRGERADSALVRRGADRARIEASVVATPEVTALVEEAGGQVDDDLVLARILTSQGRSRALAGGATVPAGLLSRLADSLVAVHGQSDQQRLVRPQEQRGALDRYAGAEVSDLLAEYQPDYQRLRDVKARLHDLRTHAGERLQRLDLLRHALDEIDAVDPQPGEDEELVQRENRLAHAESLAAAAAGASVALSEDEHSAAAALAAARAVVEPVAGNAPRLEALGDRLKRAAIDLTDIASELAAYASDVDLDPAGLAAVQDRRAALTALQRRYGPGLDEVIAWADRARAEVLELDLDDTAIERLEAEADAVRTRVVALAGRLTAARTKAAEQLAEEVGRELADLALPSAHLDIRVVPGDPGAHGADDVEIWFAANSGAEPRPLARAASGGELSRLMLAIEVVLAGRDPVPTLVFDEVDAGIGGRTAVEVGRRLARLAKHAQVIAVTHLPQVAAFADAHFVVSKSDDGTVTSSSVLRLEHQGRVDELARMLAGLDDSSAAQEHARELLELASTP